One window of Bactrocera tryoni isolate S06 chromosome 2, CSIRO_BtryS06_freeze2, whole genome shotgun sequence genomic DNA carries:
- the LOC120769224 gene encoding cytochrome b5-related protein has protein sequence MTNLKQEDWRVSKILRKYPVYREKLIKTCEGWIAAKQKDDAAEGLWRIKDELYDLTEFIPSHPGGSFWLEWTKGTDITEAFESHHISKTPENMLAQFHVRSTSKPRNYKLTLHDNGFYRVLKSRVRDKLKNVDHSPERRTDVIHFGLLLSTFALAFACSYTGYVIYELLAGLSLSWLTIATHNYLHRKDNWQMYTFNFSLMNFCNWRILHVMSHHVYPNSLIDLEMSLFEPYLCWWPNSQLHTKWFRVLSVAIQPIVYTFIFPFQIILRITVSVLRKNILFWHDMIGFILPLFMMFVAQVPILTVLRQWVVIIGLASLIFGVIGLNAGHHGPKIFHDGDASREDRDWGLYQLDTIIDRSDIKGSQFLVLTHFGDHFLHHLFPTLDHGILPQLYPVLYETLDEFQAQLRECNHWQHIVAQNKQLLRTKPNPTSY, from the exons ATGACCAACCTAAAACAAGAAGATTGGAGAGTatcaaaaatattgagaaaatacCCAGTATATCGCGAAAAACTGATCAAGACATGTGAGGG ctgGATAGCAGCCAAACAAAAGGACGATGCAGCAGAAGGCTTATGGCGTATCAAAGATGAACTTTATGACCTTACCGAGTTTATACCAAGTCATCCAGGTGGATCATTCTGGTTGGAATGGACAAAGGGCACCGATATAACCGAAGCATTTGAATCGCATCATATATCAAAGACGCCAGAAAATATGTTAGCCCAATTTCATGTTCGCAGTACTTCAAAACCGCGCAATTACAAGTTAACACTACACGATAATGGTTTCTATAGAGTgctcaagtcgcgagtgcgtgATAAGCTGAAAAATGTGGATCATTCCCCTGAACGACGAACAgat GTTATACACTTTGGTCTCTTGCTATCTACTTTTGCATTGGCTTTCGCCTGCTCGTATACTGGCTATGTAATATACGAATTACTCGCAGGCCTTTCCCTCTCATGGCTAACTATTGCTACGCACAACTACCTGCATCGTAAGGACAATTGGCAGATGTATACTTTTAACTTTTCGCTTATGAATTTTTGTAACTGGCGCATTTTGCATGTTATGTCTCATCATGTCTACCCGAACTCCTTAATTGACCTCGAGATGTCTCTTTTTGAACCTTATCTTTGTTGGTGGCCAAACTCACAACTTCATACAAAATGGTTTCGTGTTCTTAGCGTCGCCATACAACCTATTGTTTATACGTTTATATTTCCTTTCCAGATAATATTGAG AATTACCGTTTCCGTACTaagaaagaatattttattttggcacGACATGATCGGATTTATATTGCCGTTGTTTATGATGTTTGTAGCACAAGTGCCTATTTTGACTGTACTCAGACAATGGGTGGTCATCATTGGTCTCGCAAGTTTAATTTTTGGCGTAATTGGTTTGAATGCCGGACATCATGGCCCAAAAATTTTTCATGATGGCGATGCAAGTCGTGAAGACCGAGATTGGGGTCTTTATCAATTGGACACAATAATCGACCGTAGTGATATCAAAGGTTCGCAGTTTTTGGTGTTAACGCATTTTGGGGATCATTTTCTACATCATTTATTTCCGACATTGGATCATGGCATACTTCCACAACTCTATCCGGTGCTTTATGAAACTTTAGACGAATTCCAAGCACAATTGCGTGAATGCAACCATTGGCAGCATATAGTTGCTCAGAATAAACAGTTATTACGTACAAAGCCAAATCCTACCTCCTACtag